ATGGCCGATGTGGGCGGTGGCCGGCACGCTTATCCCGTTCGCCTTCATCGACAGCGTCTTCCTGACGTCCAACCTGCTCAAGATTCCTGACGGGGCGTGGATGCCGCTGGTGCTCGGCGCCCTGCTGATCGTGGTGATGTGGACCTGGGTGCGCGGCACCCAGATTCTGACGACCAAGACACGCAAGGACAGTCTGCCGCTGAACGACCTGATCGAGATGCTGCACGCCCGCCCGCCGCACCGCGCGCCAGGCACGGCCATCTTCCTGACCTCGGACCCGGACGTGGCGCCGGTCGCCCTGATGCACAACCTCAAGCACAACAAGGTGCTGCACGAAAAGAACATCATCCTGACCGTGCGCACCTCGGAACGGCCGCGTGTCAAGGACGCCGACCGGGTGAAGATGGAGCCCATCAATGACGACTTCAAAAGGCTGACCGTCACCTATGGTTTCATGGAGACGCCGAACGTGCCGCGCGCCCTGGGTCTGTGCCGCAAACAGGGACTGAAGTTCGACATCATGTCGACCAGCTTCTTCCTGGGTCGGCGTTCACTGATCCCGTCGGCGCGTCAGGGCATGCCCCTGTGGCAGGATAGGCTGTTCATCTTCCTGATGCGCAATGCGGCCAATCCGACCGACTTCTTCCACATTCCGCCCGGCCGCGTGGTCGAGTTGGGCGCACAGGTCGCCGTATGAAGCCAGGTCAGAGCTCCGAGGCGCGAGGACGCCGGATGGCGACCAAGGGCAGGCCGCGCCCGACCTCGACCGAAGCCCCGCCCGTTCAGGACGACATCGGCGTCGAGGCCCGCGTGGTCGCCGGCATCCTGCTGAACGCCGCGCTGGAGAAGCGCAACGGCCTGGACGAGGCCCTGTCCCAGCCGCCCGCCCGCGCCCTGGCGCCGGTGGACCGCGCCTTCGCCCGCGCCGTGGCCATGGCCGCCTTGCGCCGTCTGGGCGAGATCGACCAGATCCTGGATCGCCGCCTGCAGAAGTCGCCGCCTGAGGCGGTGCGCACCCTGTTGCGCATCGCCCTGGCCCAGACCCTGGTGCTGGAGACCCCCGCCTTCGCCGCCGTCTCGACGGCGGTGAAACTGGCCGAACGCGACCCGAAGACCCGACCCTACAAGAATCTGGTCAATGCGGTGCTGCGCGGCGTGGGCCGCGACGGCCCCGGCCTGACGACCGCCGAGAGCAATCTGCCCGACTGGATCGCCGCGCGCTGGAAAGCGGCCTATGGCGAGGCGGCTCTGGTCGGACTGGCGCTGGCGGCCCGCGAGGAGCCGGCGACCGACCTCAGCCTCAAGCCGGGCGTCGATCCGGCCGCCGTGGCCGCCGCCGTGGACGGCGAAACCCTGTCGGGTGGAACCGTCCGCACCGGCCGTCGCGGCGATGTGGCGACCTGGCCTGGCTTTGACGACGGCGACTGGTGGGTTCAGGACGCCGCCGCCGCGGCGCCCGCGCGTCTGCTGGATGTGAAGGCGGGTGAAACCGCGCTCGACATGTGTGCGGCGCCCGGCGGCAAGACCCTGCAACTGGCCGCCGCCGGCGCCTCGGTCGTGGCGCTGGACCGTTCGGCTCCGCGTCTGAAGCGCCTGACGCAGAATCTGGAACGCACCGGCCTGACCGCCGAGGTCGTCGCCGTCCCCGCCGAGGAATGGGATGACGCCCGCACCTTCGACGCGGTCCTCTTGGACGCGCCCTGCACCGCCACCGGCACCTTCCGCCGCAACCCGGAAGTCCTGCGCGCCACCCGGCCCGCCGAGGTCGCCAAACTGGCCGACGTCCAGCACCGCCTGCTCGACGCCGCCGCCGAACGGGTCAAGCCGGGCGGCCGCATGGTCTATTGCACCTGCTCGCTGGAGCGTGAGGAGGGCGAGACCCAGATCATCGCCTTCCTGCGCCGCAACCCGGCCTTCCGCACCGCCCCTGCAGACCCCGCCGCCATCGGCGCGCCGCCCGAAGCCCTGACCTCCGAAGGCTGGCTTCGCATCCTGCCCTCCATGTGGGCCGAGAAAGGCGGCCTGGACGGCTTCTTCGCCGCCAGGCTGGAAAGGGTTTCCTGAGCGGCCGCGCCTTGCTCCCGCCCGCAACCCGTCCTATCCCGAGGGCCATGGCCGTTACCCCTCTGATCTGTCCGTCGATCCTCGCCAGCGACTTCTCGCGGCTGGGTGAAGAAGTCCGTGCGCTGGAGGCGGCAGGCGCCGACTGGGTGCATGTGGATGTGATGGACGGGCATTTCGTGCCCAACATCACCCTGGGGCCGGACATCGTGAAGGCGATCCGGCCGCACACGACCCTGCCGTTCGACGTGCATCTGATGGTCGCGCCGGTCGATCCGTGGCTGGAGGCGTTCCGCGACGCCGGGGCCGATATCCTGACGGTCCACCCCGAAAGCGGCCCGCACCTGCACCGCACGCTCGGCCGCATTCGTCAGCTGGGCGCCAAGGCCGGGGTCGTGTTCAATCCCGCGACGCCCTTGTCGATCCTGGAAGAGGTGGTCGATCTGGTCGATCTGGTGCTGATCATGTCGGTCAATCCGGGCTTCGGCGGACAGAAGTTCATCGACAGTTCGCTGAAGAAGATCGCGGGCGCGCGGGTCATTCTGGACCGGGCCGGGTCGACGGCGCATCTGCAGGTGGACGGCGGCGTGACCTCGGCCAACGCCGGGGCCTGCGTGGCCGCCGGAGCCGACGCCCTGGTCGCCGGCTCCTTCGTGTTCAAGGGCGACTATGC
Above is a genomic segment from Candidatus Brevundimonas colombiensis containing:
- a CDS encoding RsmB/NOP family class I SAM-dependent RNA methyltransferase; protein product: MATKGRPRPTSTEAPPVQDDIGVEARVVAGILLNAALEKRNGLDEALSQPPARALAPVDRAFARAVAMAALRRLGEIDQILDRRLQKSPPEAVRTLLRIALAQTLVLETPAFAAVSTAVKLAERDPKTRPYKNLVNAVLRGVGRDGPGLTTAESNLPDWIAARWKAAYGEAALVGLALAAREEPATDLSLKPGVDPAAVAAAVDGETLSGGTVRTGRRGDVATWPGFDDGDWWVQDAAAAAPARLLDVKAGETALDMCAAPGGKTLQLAAAGASVVALDRSAPRLKRLTQNLERTGLTAEVVAVPAEEWDDARTFDAVLLDAPCTATGTFRRNPEVLRATRPAEVAKLADVQHRLLDAAAERVKPGGRMVYCTCSLEREEGETQIIAFLRRNPAFRTAPADPAAIGAPPEALTSEGWLRILPSMWAEKGGLDGFFAARLERVS
- the rpe gene encoding ribulose-phosphate 3-epimerase encodes the protein MAVTPLICPSILASDFSRLGEEVRALEAAGADWVHVDVMDGHFVPNITLGPDIVKAIRPHTTLPFDVHLMVAPVDPWLEAFRDAGADILTVHPESGPHLHRTLGRIRQLGAKAGVVFNPATPLSILEEVVDLVDLVLIMSVNPGFGGQKFIDSSLKKIAGARVILDRAGSTAHLQVDGGVTSANAGACVAAGADALVAGSFVFKGDYAANIAALKAAPEHA